In Taeniopygia guttata chromosome 7, bTaeGut7.mat, whole genome shotgun sequence, a single window of DNA contains:
- the LCT gene encoding lactase/phlorizin hydrolase isoform X1 yields the protein MDLVCKTVIFLLVSLSLCIDGGFAWNFLTIAGPLPSELAERLGLQDQILTRDQPGPAVAEAQGSLCQPELLASELPRYFWQLRELGVTHYKLFLPWARLFPHGRAMEADGAQVSCYRQLLEALAAAELRALLVLHRGRVPGAVAAQAGGRRARAFSELFVEYADFSFHAFGDLVDVWLSFSDLPEVLQSLPYTEPQERVQALAAAHEGFYTALHEEISAAGGKLSIDSASSELFAVSFQNSVDFVSLDIQYHCGHETDFYKKMNESQSVWKDKDILVFNLKALDCASMEEHPFIPVAAVVTTINKEAHMIGCDINEFLDYVPHVLSETNALQENPDAVLAPRSSYQTVWEMFAEQSESERDSFLQDVFPNGFLWGTSTGAFNIEGAWAEDGKGESIWDQFGHEGHVHLNQTADVACDSYYKTSYDIYLLRGLRPQLYKFSVSWSRILPAGTKKTINSKGVDYYNRLIDNLLDSDIEPMVTLFHWDLPQALQALGGWQNESIIDAFVSYADFCFSTFGDRVKLWVTFHEPWVISYAGYGTGQHPPGITEPGAASYKVAHTILKAHAKVWHLYNDKYRSQQLGKVGLVLNSDWAEPKTPSSSEDVRAAERYLQFMLGWFAHPIFVNGDYPDILKAQIQEVNQQCATKVAQLPVFTEEEKSLVKGTADFFGLSHYTSRLVSARTNGMCTPGYENIGNFSLHVDPSWPQAASSWVHVVPWGLRRLLKFVSQEYTGSKIPIYIAGNGVPTGDTGDLLNDTLRVDYFRRYIDEALKAVKLDAVDVRSYIARSLLDGFEGPEGYSLKFGLHHVNFEDSNRQRTPKASAYFYSSVIEKNGFPSQALSRSAPVVFDQPVPSKLPSLPASEVPSKAKVVWQKFSSQTAFERDMYFYGTFPEDFTWGVSSSAYQVEGGWDADGKGPSIWDNFTHVPGNVNNNGTGDIACDSYNRVEEDIYMLRALGVKNYRFSLSWPRIFPTGRNNSINSHGVAYYNRLIDGLIANNITPIVTLYHWDLPQALQDIGGWESNELIDLFNSFADFCFQTFGDRVKFWITINEPNIIAWMGYGNGLFPPNVKEPGSAPYRVAHILLKAHARVYHTYDDKYRTSQGGVIALCPFISWAEPKTLSDPRDIEAADSYLQFLVGWFTHPIFKNGDYPEVMKWKVGNRSELQNLPSSRLPVFTAEEREYIRGTADVFCFNTYSTKIVKYSTTPLTPFSYEYDQEVSLTFDSSWPSSALPAHRPVAWGLRRLLNWIKEEYRNPPIYISENGVGEKAKSDVDDNARIFYYKTYIDEALKAYKVDGVNLKGYNAWSLMDNFEWVDGYDPRFGLHQIDFDNPNRPRTPKRSAVYYAEIIRNNGIPLPKEDEFLYGEFPENFLWSAATAAYQIEGGWRADGKGLSIWDKYSHTPSKIANDATGDVACDSYHRLEEDVEMLKSLKVSHYRFSVSWPRVLPDGTTRYINEKGLNYYERLINALLAANITPQVTLYHWDLPQPLQDLGGWENDTIIQRFKEYAEVLFQRLGDKVKFWITFNEPYITAYLGYGIGTNAPGISARPGHAPYVVGHNLIRAHAEVWHLYNETFRAKQGGLISITINSDWAEPRNPHSQEDVEAAKRLMEFFLGWFSHPIFKNGDYNEVMKRRIQERSLAQGLSKSRLPEFTESEKRRIKGTYDYFGLNHYTTVLAYNINFPKDVMSYDSDRAVGTVTDRTWLSSGSDWLKIAPFGFRKLLRWIKEEYNNPPIYVTENGVSERGAFEFNDTWRMYYYRTYINEALKAVVLDGVDLRGYTAWSLMDNLEWAMGYEEKFGLYYVNFSDPALPRRPKASAKYYTQIINCNGFPDPAMGPHPCLEQEPEVTPTEPTPGAAGSVRFFGLDLTSQGAEVALYVLLAISAVGALGLALFAYTYRKSSKRSHKQSHMELSSKR from the exons ATGGACCTGGTCTGTAAGACAGTCATCTTTCTGTTGGTTTCTCTCAGCCTTTGCATAGATGGGGGATTTGCTTGGAATTTTCTCACCATTGCTGGGCCTCTACCCAGTGAGCTGGCAGAGAGATTGGGGCTGCAGGACCAGATCCTGACCAGGGACCAGCCGGGCCCTGCTGTGGCTGAAGCCCAGGGTTCCCTTTGCCAGCCAGAGCTCTTGGCTTCCGAGCTGCCCCGGTACTTCTGGCAGCTCCGTGAGCTCGGGGTGACACACTACAAGCtcttcctgccatgggcacgCCTTTTTCCCCATGGCAGGGCCATGGaggcagatggagcccaggtgtCCTGCTAccggcagctgctggaggcccTGGCTGCCGCGGAGCTCCGAGCCCTGCTGGTTCTGCACCGCGGCCGCGTCCCCGGTGCCGTGGCTGCTCAGGCGGGCGGGAGGAGAGCCAGGGCGTTTTCTGAGCTCTTCGTGGAGTATGCAGATTTCAGCTTCCATGCCTTTGGGGACCTGGTGGATGTGTGGCTGTCCTTCAGTGATCTGCCAGAGGTCCTTCAAAGCCTGCCCTACACTGAGCCCCAGGAACGAGTCCaggccctggctgctgcccatGAAGGATTTTACACCGCGCTCCATGAGGAAATCTCAGCAGCAG GTGGAAAGCTGTCCATTGACAGTGCTTCATCAGAATTGTTTGCAGTTTCTTTTCAG AATTCAGTAGACTTTGTGTCTCTTGACATTCAGTACCATTGTGGACATGAAACAGATTTCTACAAGAAAATGAACGAGTCCCAG AGTGTCTGGAAGGACAAAGACATcttggtttttaatttaaaggcCCTTGACTGTGCCTCCATGGAAGAGCATCCTTTCATACCAGTAGCTGCTGTTGTCACAA CTATTAATAAAGAAGCACATATGATTGGATGTGACATTAATGAGTTCTTGGACTACGTACCTCATGTTTTAAG TGAAACAAATGCTCTACAGGAAAACCCAGATGCTGTTCTTGCCCCTCGATCCTCCTATCAAACAGTCTGGGAAATGTTTGCTGAACAGTCTGAATCGGAGAGGGATTCTTTCCTGCAAGATGTTTTCCCAAATGGGTTCCTCTGGGGCACATCCACAGGTGCCTTTAACATTGAAGGAGCTTGGGCAGAGGATGGGAAAGGAGAGAGCATCTGGGACCAGTTTGGGCATGAGGGCCATGTCCACCTGAATCAAACAGCAGACGTGGCCTGTGACAGCTACTATAAAACCAGCTATGATATTTACCTGCTCAGGGGTCTTCGCCCCCAGCTGTACAAATTTTCTGTATCCTGGTCTAGAATTTTGCCTGCTGGCACCAAGAAGACCATCAATTCCAAGGGTGTTGATTATTACAACCGCTTAATTGACAACTTGTTAGACTCTGACATTGAGCCCATGGTGACTCTCTTCCACTGGGACCTGCCCCAAGCTCTGCAGGCTCTTGGTGGCTGGCAGAATGAAAGTATCATAGATGCTTTTGTGAGCTATGCAGACTTCTGCTTTTCCACGTTTGGGGATCGGGTCAAGCTCTGGGTTACGTTCCATGAGCCCTGGGTTATCAGCTATGCTGGCTATGGCACCGGACAGCATCCTCCAGGAATCACTGAGCCAGGAGCAGCATCTTACAAG GTTGCTCACACAATTCTCAAGGCTCATGCCAAGGTCTGGCACTTGTATAATGACAAATACCGTTCTCAGCAACTGGGAAAGGTGGGGCTGGTGCTGAACTCGGACTGGGCTGAACCCAAGACTCCAAGCAGCTCTGAGGACGTGAGGGCAGCTGAGAGGTACCTGCAGTTCATGCTTGGCTGGTTTGCTCACCCCATATTTGTTAATGGGGATTACCCAGATATCCTGAAGGCTCAGATCCAGGAAGTGAACCAGCAGTGCGCCACGAAAGTTGCACAGCTGCCTGTGTTTACAGAGGAGGAGAAGTCCTTGGTGAAAGGGACTGCAGATTTCTTTGGCCTGTCCCATTACACCTCCCGCCTGGTCAGTGCCAGGACTAACGGGATGTGCACACCAGGCTATGAGAACATTGGGAACTTCTCCTTGCATGTAGATCCttcctggccacaggctgcctCTTCTTGGGTCCATGTGGTCCCATGGGGATTGAGGAGGCTGCTGAAGTTTGTATCCCAGGAATACACAGGGTCAAAGATCCCAATATACATAGCAGGGAATGGTGTGCCAACAGGAGACACCGGGGATCTTCTCAACGACACTCTGCGAGTGGATTATTTCCGCCGGTACATTGATGAGGCTCTGAAAG CGGTGAAACTGGACGCTGTTGATGTCCGCTCCTACATTGCTCGATCCCTGCTTGATGGCTTTGAAGGCCCAGAGGGATACAGCTTAAAATTTGGGCTGCATCATGTGAACTTTGAAGATAGCAACAGACAAAGGACTCCCAAGGCATCTGCTTACTTCTATTCCAGTGTTATTGAGAAAAATGGTTTTCCATCCCAAGCCTTGAGCAGATCTGCACCAGTGGTGTTTGACCAACCTGTGCCATCAAAGCTGCCAAGTTTACCAGCATCAGAAGTTCCCTCCAAGGCAAAGGTTGTCTGGCAGAAGTTTTCATCCCAGACTGCCTTTGAAAGAGACATGTATTTTTATGGGACATTCCCAGAGGATTTTACATGGGGTGTGTCTTCCTCTGCCTACCAGGTAGAGGGAGGTTGGGATGCTGATGGCAAAGGACCCAGCATTTGGGATAACTTCACCCATGTCCCAGGGAATGTAAACAATAACGGTACTGGAGATATAGCTTGTGATAGCTACAACAGGGTGGAGGAAGATATTTACATGCTGAGAGCCTTAGGGGTAAAGAACTATCGTTTTTCCCTGTCCTGGCCTCGAATTTTCCCCACTGGAAGGAACAACTCGATCAACAGCCATGGAGTGGCATACTACAACCGTCTCATTGATGGACTGATTGCAAACAACATCACTCCAATTGTCACTCTCTACCACTGGGACCTACCACAAGCTCTCCAGGACATCGGTGGCTGGGAGAGCAATGAGCTGATTGACCTGTTTAACAGCTTTGCAGACTTCTGTTTCCAGACCTTTGGGGACAGGGTGAAGTTCTGGATTACAATCAATGAACCCAACATCATTGCCTGGATGGGCTATGGCAATGGATTGTTCCCACCCAATGTCAAGGAGCCTGGCAGTGCTCCCTACAGGGTTGCCCACATCTTACTGAAAGCTCATGCCAGGGTCTACCACACCTACGATGACAAATACAGAACGAGTCAGGGAGGGGTCATTGCCCTGTGCCCCTTCATTAGCTGGGCTGAGCCAAAGACACTGAGTGACCCCAGGGACATTGAGGCTGCTGACAGTTACCTGCAGTTTTTGGTGGGTTGGTTCACACACCCAATTTTCAAAAATGGGGACTACCCCGAGGTCATGAAGTGGAAAGTTGGGAACAGGAGTGAGCTCCAGAACCTGCCGTCGTCGCGCCTGCCGGTTTTCACAGCAGAGGAGCGGGAATACATCCGGGGCACGGCAGATGTCTTCTGCTTCAACACATACTCCACCAAAATTGTGAAGTACTCAACAACACCTCTGACACCCTTCTCTTACGAGTATGATCAGGAAGTTTCACTAACATTTGACAGCTCCTGGCCTtcctcagctctccctgcccatcGGCCTGTGGCCTGGGGTCTGAGGAGGCTACTGAACTGGATCAAAGAGGAATATAGAAATCCCCCAATATATATCAGTGAGAATGGCGTGGGGGAAAAGGCCAAATCAGATGTTGATGACAATGCCAGGATATTTTACTACAAAACATACATTGATGAAGCTTTAAAAG CTTACAAGGTAGATGGTGTTAATCTGAAAGGATACAACGCTTGGTCTCTGATGGATAACTTTGAATGGGTGGATGGTTATGATCCAAGATTTGGATTGCACCAGATTGATTTTGACAACCCCAACAGGCCGAGGACGCCAAAGCGCTCTGCTGTGTACTATGCTGAAATCATCCGCAATAATGGTATCCCACTGCCCAAGGAAGATGAATTTTTATATGGAGAGTTTCCAGAGAACTTCCTGTGGAGTGCAGCAACTGCAGCTTACCAG AttgagggaggatggagagcagatGGGAAAGGACTTAGCATTTGGGACAAATATTCCCACACTCCCTCAAAAATCGCCAATGATGCGACTGGAGATGTAGCTTGTGACAGCTACCACAGGCTTGAGGAGGATGTGGAAATGCTGAAAAGCCTCAAGGTGTCTCACTATCGCTTTTCAGTCTCCTGGCCTCGTGTTCTCCCAGATGGGACCACCAGGTACATCAATGAAAAGGGACTGAACTACTATGAAAGGCTGATCAATGCCCTTCTGGCAGCCAACATTACGCCTCAG GTAACTCTTTATCACTGGGACCTCCCACAGCCGCTGCAGGACCTTGGTGGGTGGGAGAATGATACTATAATTCAGAGGTTTAAGGAATATGCTGAGGTCCTTTTCCAGAGGCTGGGGGATAAAGTGAAATTTTGGATAACCTTCAATGAACCCTACATCACTGCCTATCTTGGCTATGGCATTGGCACAAATGCTCCAG gcatCTCGGCTCGGCCAGGGCACGCTCCCTACGTGGTGGGACACAACCTGATCAGGGCACATGCGGAGGTCTGGCACCTCTACAACGAGACCTTCCGGGCCAAGCAGGGAGGGCTCATCTCCATCACCATCAACTCGGACTGGGCAGAACCACGCAACCCGCACAGCCAGGAGGACGTTGAAGCTGCCAAACGATTAATGGAG TTTTTTCTAGGTTGGTTTTCTCACCCCATTTTCAAAAATGGTGATTATAATGAAGTGATGAAAAGAAGGATTCAGGAACGAAGTCTGGCTCAGGGCCTGAGCAAGTCCCG aCTTCCAGAATTTACTGAAAGTGAAAAACGAAGAATTAAAGGCACATATGACTACTTTGGTCTAAATCATTATACCACAGTTTTAGCATACAACATAAACTTTCCCAAGGATGTTATGTCATATGACTCTGATAG GGCCGTAGGCACAGTGACCGACCGCACCTGGCTGAGCTCTGGTTCCGACTGGCTGAAGATAGCACCCTTTGGGTTCAGGAAGCTCCTCAGGTGGATAAAGGAAGAGTACAACAACCCTCCCATTTATGTGACTGAAAATGGGGTCTCAGAAAGGGGAGCCTTTGAATTCAATGACACTTGGAGAATGTATTACTATCGGACCTACATTAATGAGGCACTAAAAG ccgTTGTGCTCGACGGTGTCGACCTACGGGGCTACACTGCGTGGTCACTGATGGACAACCTCGAGTGGGCAATGGGTTATGAGGAAAAGTTTGGGCTCTACTATGTGAATTTCTCAGACCCTGCCTTGCCACGGCGCCCCAAGGCCTCAGCCAAGTATTACACACAGATCATAAACTGCAATGGCTTTCCAGATCCAGCAATGGGCCCACATCCCTGTCTGGAACAGGAGCCAGAAG TGACACCAACAGAGCCcactccaggagcagctggcagcGTGCGCTTTTTCGGATTGGATTTGACATCCCAAGGTGCAGAAGTAGCACTCTATGTGCTTCTTGCTATTTCTGCAGTTGGAGCACTGGGCTTGGCTCTTTTTGCATACACATATAGAAAATCATCCAAAAGATCCCATAAACAATCACACATGGAACTGAGTAGTAAACGGTAA